In Osmerus mordax isolate fOsmMor3 chromosome 16, fOsmMor3.pri, whole genome shotgun sequence, the genomic stretch TGATTAAAAAACTCTGGTGGGGTCCTGGTAGAGGAGACTACAAGTCTGCTCAGACGGCGCTGAGGTCAAACTATTAAGAGAGTAACTTCAGTATTTGTGGGTACACATTGAGACAGGTAATGTGACAACATGTACTGTAGATATCTTTGCACAAGTTTCTGAAACAGgaagcatccccccccccccccccccccccactggtcTGTGCCGTCAGCACTTTCCAGTTTCAACTCTGTCCCTTTCTTTTGTCACAGGCCTCACTGACATTATGCGAACAATATATAACCAGCATTATAAACACAGTATTAGATGCTGTAACATTTATCTAGTCAGTGTAACCTCAATCAGCACTTCTGTTTCAACACAAATTCTTCATCGACGCAAATGGTCTGTGAATTCACAATAGTTTTTGACAAGGCAATGTGATGGGCACATTTAACAGAGGGTGGGCAAACTGACTTTTGGCCCTGCCGACATTTTAATTGACAGAGATGAACCCTTGGCCAAATTACATTTTAGCCTTTGAAGTCGTTCAGAAAGCACAACACCCGCCCCCCAGCACAGACAGTCCTCTGTCTCCATTTCCTCAAAGTGTCCCTCGCTAATGATGTGTGGCTTCTTTGTTTCAGGGATAAAATACTGTGACAGGCAATGAAATAATTAAGCCGCCACGGTTCTCTGaatattattttaaattaatGGAATCAaatgaatcaaaacgaattatttgggagaggctggggcatcATCTCGCCTCTGCAGCCATATTGATCCAGCAGTTACTCTGTGAATGCTAAACGTGTTAGCTACACCTTTACTGAtggaatttatttattttttacagcgTTTTACACAGTCCAAAAGACGGACCAAAACAAGTGAATCCTATAGTCCTCATAGGTGTGTGCAACTAATTGCCAAAGTCCAAACCCCTTAAGCTTTCTCCACGAAAACATCTTCCACATCAGTAGCCTAACTGCAAGAAAAAATTGTTAGTTGATGTGGGTGGCATGTCCATGGAGGTCTTTTACTTTATTAGTTGTTCAGGATATACTTTCGATTCACATTCACTTGTGTGAATAACATTTTGTTGATATGTGATATGAACATATGAACAAGGACCTTTGCAACATCTgtgttgtctttctttctctcactctcagtctctctcagcttccccctctttctgttACCTCTATCTATCCTTTAGACAATGACATCACATTTGTCTCTGTCTTACCGAATGAATGCACCCATTCCCTGTAGCATTCCACTGAGTCACACTGAGTTTGTCTATCCCCATTAAGACACTGATGCtctggaaaaagagagacccagcCTGTATACAGACCTATTTTTCGACGTGTTATTTctcattttctttctgtctatGCTGAGGTGACGGTGGCGTCACAAAGCTATGCGCAGGAGTATGGAGGCCTCCACTATTTTGAGAGGACACCATGCAGATTTCATCATCTCACACCAGCACAAAACCAAGGGATATTTCATCTGTGTTTTGGGGTATTGCATTGGGCTTCATTTATGGAGAATGGTAATTGTGAGTGTTAATCTTGTTTCAAAGCTCACAATTGAACACCGCCTGGATGACACACAATTAAGAAAATAATTGTTATAATTGACAAAACACTAAGAATATTTCAAATGTGGTGTAAGTGTAAAGCTTGGTGTATTGTGAGGTCTAGGGGTCATACAGTTTTTTGATATCCAGTTTGATTAATGTTTTCTACAGACTAATAGTCAATATTATCTATACACAGTGTACAATGCATATAATAATGTAGGCAGTGTAAAAAGGTGTCCAGTAAAAGTAAATATGCAGGATTTGTTAGGAAACACATATGTAAAGAACTTAAACAGTTACCAGattctgtgtgtgggtttttttGTGAGGTTCAGTAAAGGGTGAGTGGTTTCCCCTGGTCAGGAAGTCAAATGACAGGTACAGGAAATGTACGATATGTGAACAGGCTTTATAAGCCATGTGGTTCAATTGACGGGTTAAAAATGTACAAAGAGCTTTTGGTGGCCTGGTTTCACGTCTGCTTAAGTTAGAGGGAAGAGAATGGAGACGCTTGTTTTTCTATTTCCTCAATTGAACTACTTTTTTGCCGCAAAGGAGGAAGAGTATTTCAAAATGCTTGGTCCAGAGGACCTGCAAGCACAGAGAATGAAAGACAAGAATACAAGGTAGGAATTCTAACTCAGATCTATTGTGAATATAGTTCAACATTTTTGAATTGCTAACGTTTTTCCCACTGTGCATTGTCGCATTTGAACAGAAAACCACTTCCTTTATTTGTGTTGCTAAGCACGAGAACAGTGAAAGATTTGCATGAGATATGATTAGGCTTTTTGATGTGTTTGATACTGTGAATTGACAGACTATTGTGAAAGGTAGAAAAAACACAATTACCTCAGGGGCTATATCTTTAAAGTCCTCACGTCACGGATCAAATCATTTCAAAATCTAAATGACTCTTTTTGCAGTGTGTTGTGTACTTCTCTTTTCTTACTTCTCTGCAACTCTAGTCTTTGGCCAGACAGTTAGTCAGGGTGGGGTGTAAAGCGACATGATGTCTGTGGGAATCCAAATAAATTCATAACTGACTGCCTTCAGTTGTGCCACATCATGCCTTTGTGCCGTCTCTGTGCCTCTGCATTGTGGTTCAGAATGATGCTCAGCTTGTTGACTGACATCATTTTTGCAAGCAGCATTCTCAAGGGTTCTCCATGCACACCAACTCCACCACATGCAGTGTCACTGCTGCCTGCTTTCAGTGGAAACTCTGAGCCGTGTTGACCTTTATGTGGTGGCAGTGGTatgagtgaagagagagggttATTAGTTGATAACATCCTACAGCAAACCCATTGTCCTCTGGGATGTGATATTCTGCCTGAGTATTACATTATTAGATTGTTATGTATTGTGcatgtgcaatgtgtgtgtcaatgtgtttgtcaacgtgtgtgtcactgtgcgaTTGACCAGTGCCGTCAGACTGAaggagaaggacagaaagagtCGACTCAGCCTGCTGCTGACCAAGTCAGGCTCCCATGAAAATGTTGGTGTGGAAAAAACGACAGCCACAGCAACAAACAAGTAAACCATCCATCATATTTACAGTTAATGTGCAGATATCACTGGCTTAACTTCTGTTACAGTATATGATCAGTTTTGTGCTCTTAATCCCAACTCCAACTGGCAACATTGAATCTAAGAGCAGTTGACCACAATATATCATATATTTTACTGCCATGTGGTGAAATTACATTTCTAAAGTATCATTAGCTCACAATGTATCTCCGACTTCTTCCAGGATCTCACCAGAGGCAGCTTTGAAATGGAGTGACTCCTTTGAAGAACTGCTAAAACATTCAGGTTAGACAACCTTGCAATTTCCCATTTTGTTACAATTTGCAGTCCAAACCATTTTGTTCGAAGCTTAACTCAAACAGGAAGCCTCGTAGAGTCTATGGGGAATTGAAAGGTTACAAGGAACCAGGCTAGTTTCACTACATGTTTTTGTGTCTGCAGTCACACAGTAGATTTTACCAGCATCGTTGACAGTAAATACTTTTTAAGCGATTAGCACATTCGATTTTGGTGTTCACCAAAACATTGAGGTCAGTTGAGTCTATAGTTGTTCTCTAAAAAAGAGACAACCTCATTGGGCTCACAGTTGGAAATAAATTAATCATTTATTTCAGCGGTCTGCGATGTATAATTCATTTAATTTGCTTCAAATTAACTTGTCTCATGTAAACATTATTTTTCAACCGATCTGCAAGGCTGCAATTCAGCAGAAGTAAATGACTGCCTTTCATCTAACTGCCACTCATGCACAAAGTGCGTAATTTCCAGAATTACAATCCCATGCTTTTTTGATCAGAGTTTAAGGAAGAATCGTTTTTGAGCTCGGCCAGTGAACACAATAGTGGTCTGTAAtgaagtgtttgtgtctgtctccttcatctccttctgTACAGATGGAGTGGAGaccttctctcacttcctcagGACTGAGTTCAGCGAGGAGAACATCGAGTTCTGGCTAGCCTGTGAGGACTACAAGATTACAGAGTCGGAAACCAAGCTCCTGTCTAAAGCCAAGCAGATGTATGCTGTCTTTATTGTCGCCGATGCCCCAAAAGAGGTACTGCACTGTGAACAGAACTAAGCTGAAGTAATTCTTCCCTAAATGGCGCATTTAAAACATGCAACATATAAAATGTTCAACAGCGAGAACCCTGTGGTTTCTGTCTGTACACttaggggcgggaggggggggggggggggtatgatcTTATGGTGTTTTGGTGTTTGGAGACTATTGTGGTTTTGTCTCCAAGCCTGTAGAATAACACCCCCACACTTTCGGTCTGAGGGGTTGCAAGGCAAGGCAAGAGCCTTGAACGTTCTGAGTGCATAAatctgaaaaataaaaaatatgccTGGCCAGCtttattaaaatatttaatgaaCATGAACATCTaatgaacacacatacagaaaaatCCTCAACATGCAACAGAAAATACCTTTCGTTGACTGTACTCATTATTGTTTCAGATCAACATTGACCACTCAACCAGGGTGGCCATTCAGAAGAACGTTGTCCAGCCCACCAAGAGCTGCTTTGAAGCAGCGCAAAGTAAAGTGTACAGTCTAATGAAGAAAGACTGCTACCCCAGGTTCCTGGTGTCTGACATCTATCTGCGCCTCACGAAGAGGAAGACCCCAGGGGGCACCCTGTACCGGAGGAGGTCACGATCCTGCGTGTTCACCGACCGAGCGGAGGCCACAGCGGACTCCTCAGTCTGGTTGTGACGCCGCCAGCCGATGGCCATGACCTCTCCTTGTTCCACCACTtccaacaccccctccctccacctcccgtactcacccatccctctcctccctctcccctcgacCAAAACCCCCCGTCAataccccccatccctctcctagTCCACtaacaacccccacccccataccctacccccaccccctaactTTAATTGCAGTGCAATTCCTGTCGCTATGGTGACTCGCAACATAGTAACTTCTTTAATGAGAGTTCAGGAGGAGGTTTTACTTCACAGCTATCAATTAAATTGTACTCCTTATCCAGATGCATAACATGCACATCTTGCAGTGGAATACTAATATGAAAAAATCACATTTATCACTGTTTTATATCTGCTATTGCTTaccacagtgtttgtgtttagcTCAACACTGTAAATTGTACATAATTGTCTGTGGAATATTCAAGTAAACAATATATCCCTTGTTCCTTGGTGTTTTAAATTAAGACTAACACAATTTGACTTGACAAACAGGACTTGTGGAGGATGCTGATGTTTTGTAGATTTTGCTACAAGGGATGATGGCAGTGACTCTTTAGAGCTCTCTTACTGAATTTCTGAAATATTGATGAACCTTATAAACTAAGTACTACTCCAGGACAGAATTATTCATGGTTTTGATTGGTATGCAAACTATCTCTTATCCAACACAAATATGTCATGATTTAAGTCATTGATCTCACCTTCTTCATGCCCTCTCAAATGTTTATGCACTGAGGAAAAAGCCCATACAtatttcacatgcacacacatcacacacacacacccacacaccctaggCTAGCTAACGTCATGAACTTTAGTACCCCATGTAGTAATGGAGCCTACCCTGCCCAGCCATGCTGTCATCCTAGCAAACCTGCCTGGAATACCTCATAGTCTATTACGTAAGCATGCCAAAGGTATTCAAATTCATCATGCTGGATGTCTTACTCTGGTCTGAAAGATGAAACACAAATATAGCACAGCCTAGGTAGAAGCTAGTCAGAGTAGCTAAACTCAACACAGATGGTAGTTCTGTGCTTTGTCCCAAGGTTGATAAAGTATCCAATCACAAAATCATATCTAGTTTGAATGACAGgtatttgtttatttacatCTACATCAACCAAGAGTAAAAACCATTGGCTGGCAGCCAGTAGTATTTCCCATTCAGTTCAAAGCATTGAAGTACCTTTATAGATAGAATGAAGCACTCCACTTGGACAGCCCAAGGACATACCGTTGATATAAATAAGAAACATGTCCtgacttctttttttcttttggcaAAATGTAAGAATAAAATAAAGCCGTTGTAAGATATAAGCGGGAAGCagaattatttttctttttatccATGTTCCTTTCCCCAAACCTTAGAACGCCCACAGTAGCCACCTGAGAAAGACTTCTAATCCGATTCAACACTTCCTCAAAAGGATTTGTCATATCAAAAAAATGTAATGTCTTAATCTCGGGTAAGTATAAGGTTGGATCATTTCAAGGTTGGAGGTGCTGTGGGGAACTTGGAGCTGACTCAGACCACCCCCTTGTGGGTAGGTTGGGAAAATGCTCATCTTACCAAGATTACAATGCTAAGTGCAAAGAAGAACGAGACAGATGGATACCATTCAAATCCTGTTGCTGTTTTCAGAACTAAAGCATTCTGTAAATGTTCAGTGATGTCATCCCCActttgcatgtctgtctgtctgattgtgGTGGCTGACGAACAACAACCCTTGTTCTGGATGCTCTGTCAGCAAACACAACTGCAAGATTGGTGTTGTTTAGCCAACTCGAGATAAGAACCTTAAATCCATGCCTTTGGAAGTGCAATCGGCCTGAGTTTGATGGAGACAAATTTGTTCAATTATAGCATAGCATAATATTCTCAGTGTCAAATATAATTTTCCCAGAAAGGGGATCCTTACTGTCAGGTTATGtaaacaatacaaaacaaatcaCATTAATAATTATTTTGTGAAGTTCTTTCCCTCCCATATTAAGTCTAAATTAAGTCTCTGTTTGAACACTTTGGCAAATTCCATCCAAAATAATGTACAGATCATCCCAAACAGAGGGCAGTAGAGTTTCCTGTAAACAAGTGTAATCCACATTCAGGCAAGGGTTCATTGAGCCATGCAGGCACCTCTTTTGACAAACAAATACCCTGTCTTGGTTTGTCCCCATTTATGCAAACAATACTGGCTGTGGTGTTTTCCATCACCTGGCCATATTTCCATTCTTGGTTTGTTTGGCGTGTGCATCATGTCCTGCTGGGGTCAAAGACTCCTTATGCACTACAGCCCACCATTCACCTCACTGACATGGCTATGGCTACCCTCATGACCCCTATCCCACAATGCATCACCTGGCTGCACGGGAATAGGCTCCCCATAAGTTTATATTCTGACTTCTCATCTAACTTATATCTATCACTGGACACACCTAGGGGCCCAGTAATACAACAGTTACTGAACTAAAGCGCAGCAGGAATGCAGAAGGTCAAACATATTATGTACCCTAACACTTTTTTTGTGAAATA encodes the following:
- the rgs18 gene encoding regulator of G-protein signaling 18; amino-acid sequence: METLVFLFPQLNYFFAAKEEEYFKMLGPEDLQAQRMKDKNTSAVRLKEKDRKSRLSLLLTKSGSHENVGVEKTTATATNKISPEAALKWSDSFEELLKHSDGVETFSHFLRTEFSEENIEFWLACEDYKITESETKLLSKAKQMYAVFIVADAPKEINIDHSTRVAIQKNVVQPTKSCFEAAQSKVYSLMKKDCYPRFLVSDIYLRLTKRKTPGGTLYRRRSRSCVFTDRAEATADSSVWL